One stretch of Streptomyces hygroscopicus DNA includes these proteins:
- a CDS encoding (2Fe-2S)-binding protein, translating to MRVNITVNGRPYEADDVWEGESLLYVLRERMGLPGSKNACEQGECGSCTVRLDGVPVCACLVAAGQAEGREVVTVEGLADHARQRSAAHAAGAVRPGEPGAGPSGEPGTGRSGVPEAVRPGAPGTGRTGEPGVRPAEPEAVRSGEPGTGHPGEPEAVHPRPPEPSRPGQVAPLAPVQQAFIDAGAVQCGFCTPGLLVAADELLERTPDPSDADIREALSGNLCRCTGYEKILDAVRLAAARTGKAV from the coding sequence GTGCGCGTGAACATCACGGTCAACGGGCGGCCGTACGAGGCCGATGACGTCTGGGAGGGCGAGTCCCTGCTGTACGTGCTGCGCGAGCGGATGGGGCTTCCCGGTTCGAAGAACGCCTGTGAGCAGGGCGAATGCGGATCCTGCACGGTCCGCCTCGACGGGGTGCCGGTATGCGCCTGTCTGGTGGCGGCGGGGCAGGCCGAGGGCCGCGAAGTGGTCACCGTCGAGGGACTCGCGGACCACGCCCGGCAGCGGTCGGCCGCCCACGCGGCTGGGGCCGTTCGCCCCGGGGAGCCCGGGGCAGGCCCCTCCGGGGAGCCGGGAACGGGCCGTTCCGGCGTGCCCGAGGCCGTCCGCCCCGGAGCGCCCGGGACGGGCCGCACCGGGGAGCCCGGGGTTCGTCCCGCGGAGCCCGAGGCCGTCCGCTCCGGGGAACCTGGGACGGGCCACCCCGGAGAGCCCGAGGCCGTCCATCCCCGGCCGCCCGAGCCATCCCGCCCCGGGCAGGTCGCCCCGCTGGCCCCCGTCCAGCAGGCGTTCATCGACGCCGGCGCCGTCCAGTGCGGCTTCTGCACCCCCGGACTGCTCGTGGCCGCCGATGAGCTGCTGGAGCGCACCCCCGACCCCTCCGACGCCGATATCCGCGAGGCGCTCTCCGGCAACCTCTGCCGCTGCACCGGCTACGAGAAGATCCTCGACGCGGTCCGGCTCGCGGCCGCCCGCACCGGGAAGGCGGTCTGA
- a CDS encoding carbon-monoxide dehydrogenase, protein MDFLRPAGWEEALAAKAEHPTAVPIAGGTDVMVEINFDHRRPEYLLDLTRVAELAEWEATDRTVRLGAGVPYTRIIEELRTELPGLALAAHTVGSPQIRNRGTVGGNLGAASPAGDAHPALLAAGAEVEAASVRGTRRIPVEEFFTGVKRHALEPDELIRAVHIQKADGPQQFSKVGTRNAMVIAVCAFAVALHPRTRTVRTGIGSAAPTPVRAREAEEFLGAALEEGGFWDSGAPLDPSMARRFAELCAGACRPIDDVRGSAAYRRHAVGVMARRTLGWTWEAYREGDGRTAQCA, encoded by the coding sequence ATGGACTTCCTGCGCCCCGCCGGCTGGGAGGAGGCGCTCGCCGCGAAGGCCGAGCACCCCACCGCCGTGCCCATCGCGGGCGGCACCGATGTGATGGTCGAGATCAACTTCGATCACCGGCGGCCCGAGTATCTGCTCGATCTGACCCGCGTCGCCGAACTGGCCGAGTGGGAGGCCACCGACCGTACGGTCCGGCTGGGCGCGGGCGTCCCGTACACGCGCATCATCGAGGAGCTCCGGACCGAGCTGCCGGGGCTGGCGCTCGCCGCGCACACCGTCGGCTCACCGCAGATCCGCAACCGCGGCACCGTCGGCGGCAACCTCGGCGCCGCCTCGCCCGCCGGGGACGCGCATCCCGCGCTGCTGGCGGCCGGGGCCGAGGTGGAGGCGGCCTCGGTGCGCGGCACCCGGCGCATCCCCGTCGAGGAGTTCTTCACCGGGGTCAAGCGCCATGCCCTGGAGCCCGATGAGCTGATCCGGGCGGTGCACATCCAGAAGGCGGACGGTCCGCAGCAGTTCTCCAAGGTCGGCACCCGGAACGCCATGGTGATCGCGGTCTGTGCCTTCGCCGTCGCGCTCCATCCGCGCACCCGCACCGTGCGCACCGGCATCGGATCGGCCGCGCCCACGCCCGTACGGGCCCGTGAGGCCGAGGAGTTCCTGGGCGCGGCGCTCGAGGAGGGCGGCTTCTGGGACAGCGGGGCGCCCCTCGACCCGTCGATGGCCCGGCGGTTCGCCGAGCTGTGCGCCGGGGCGTGCCGCCCGATCGACGACGTACGCGGCAGTGCCGCCTACCGCCGTCACGCGGTGGGGGTCATGGCGCGCCGCACGCTCGGCTGGACCTGGGAGGCGTATCGCGAGGGAGACGGGAGGACCGCACAGTGCGCGTGA